ATGTGGAGTTGGAGCTTCTTTACTAAGCACTACAAGAGTTCTAAAACGGTCATCCAAAAAATAATCATGATTTTCTTTGAAGGCCAATCTCAACTTAGCCAAGGCATTCTGTGCAGTGCGTAGCTCCTCAACCCAAGACGGACCCTTCCAAAGCACTGCCATGCCGCCAACCTTCAAAGGTGCAGCCACGTATTCTGCCAAAATTCTGATCTCTGCCACAGCCCTGCTAATGGCAAAGTCGTACTCCTCACGATGAACTTTTCCGAAATCTTCTATGCGCTCATGCAAGACCTGTACATTTGTTAATCCGAGAGCAGATGTGATTTCCGTCAAGAATTTACAAGATTTTTGCGAGCTGTCCACCAAAGTGAATTGCACATCTCTTAATACGATTGCCAATACGATTCCGGGTAAACCGCCTCCTGGTCCAATGTCTAGAACCCTACCACGAAGCTCCACGTGATTTAACACAGCTAAACTGTCTTCGATACCGAAAGTCCACAAATCCTCTGGAGTCCGGTAACCATGTAAATAATCTGTTAACCAAAGCTTTGAAGCAAACTGTTTAAGGTGTTCCTCCTGACTCATCCACCAAAGCTCCGGAACGATACATTCATGGGGTTGAAAAGGCTAAAAAGTGCTTCTTGAAGTTCAGCAGTGAAAGAAACCCAATAGCTGTTTGGTAACAAAACACGGTAAATGGATCCATCCAAATGGACTGTAAATTCAACGGGGGTCGGTCCTTTATGCTGCTTCAAAAGAACCTTTAGTTTCTTAAGTTTTTCCACCGACACTTGTTCCGACCTCAGGACAATGCGCAAAACACCTTTACCATCGAGCTCTTTGAGTTTATCATCTAGTTCACTAAGCGGAGAAAACGAGATCAGTGACTCAGCGATGAGGCGACTCTTCTCGTCTTCAGATTCTACGCGGGCACTTAATGTAA
The genomic region above belongs to Coprothermobacter proteolyticus DSM 5265 and contains:
- the rsmG gene encoding 16S rRNA (guanine(527)-N(7))-methyltransferase RsmG: MSQEEHLKQFASKLWLTDYLHGYRTPEDLWTFGIEDSLAVLNHVELRGRVLDIGPGGGLPGIVLAIVLRDVQFTLVDSSQKSCKFLTEITSALGLTNVQVLHERIEDFGKVHREEYDFAISRAVAEIRILAEYVAAPLKVGGMAVLWKGPSWVEELRTAQNALAKLRLAFKENHDYFLDDRFRTLVVLSKEAPTPHGFPRKAGIPEKRPL